In Nitrosococcus oceani ATCC 19707, the following proteins share a genomic window:
- a CDS encoding DUF3422 family protein produces the protein MTIPVDHPQRLLLNHELHARLPESLAPPEQISHLVLSSDAEMVQQEREKLTEICIRFGHPIPTSKDNHLRIDLGPFRLQWEKHTEFTSYTFFRRGPFQEPFANTVIESIPQDWLAELPGQVLVAAHLAIYPLPEKPRNPDELAAALFEGNAVTGARIGEGAGIAYADFRLHKDGFSRFIIKDISLTPRQAGRAVQRLLEIESYLIQALRTYPLARRTMPMLGHAEQELAQITEAIASATTEEESELLDQLTKLAASTESLASSIQYRITAAQAYYELVQRRINELRELRVEGMQTFREFCERRMGPAMHTCETVLRLQENLSRRIGRASELLRTRVNISLEHQNQQVLSSMAERAKLQLHLQETVEGLSVAAITYYVVGLVGYLARAAEAAGLPINPDLTIGISIPVVALSVALSVRKIRRMVSRNHDVD, from the coding sequence ATGACGATACCCGTCGATCATCCGCAGCGCCTACTGCTGAACCATGAATTACACGCCCGGCTGCCAGAATCGCTAGCACCCCCAGAGCAGATATCTCATCTTGTGCTTTCCTCCGATGCGGAAATGGTTCAGCAAGAGCGGGAGAAGTTAACGGAAATTTGCATCCGGTTTGGCCATCCTATTCCGACCTCAAAAGATAATCATCTTCGCATTGATCTGGGTCCATTCCGCCTCCAATGGGAAAAACATACTGAATTCACTAGCTATACTTTTTTTCGGCGCGGCCCATTCCAGGAACCATTCGCCAACACCGTCATAGAAAGCATCCCCCAGGACTGGCTCGCGGAACTACCTGGCCAGGTGCTCGTTGCTGCTCATTTGGCCATCTACCCTCTACCGGAAAAACCGCGCAACCCGGATGAGCTTGCTGCCGCCCTGTTTGAAGGCAATGCCGTTACAGGCGCCCGTATTGGCGAAGGGGCAGGAATCGCTTACGCCGATTTTCGCCTCCATAAAGACGGATTTAGCCGCTTTATCATTAAGGATATCAGTCTCACCCCACGCCAGGCCGGGCGGGCGGTACAGCGCCTCCTGGAGATCGAGTCCTATCTCATACAGGCATTGCGGACCTACCCACTGGCGCGCAGAACCATGCCCATGCTAGGACACGCCGAGCAGGAATTAGCCCAAATTACCGAGGCCATCGCCTCGGCTACCACCGAAGAGGAATCGGAGCTGCTCGATCAGCTCACCAAATTAGCGGCCTCTACCGAAAGCCTGGCTTCTTCGATCCAATATCGAATCACCGCAGCCCAGGCTTACTACGAATTGGTGCAGCGGCGCATTAACGAACTGCGTGAGCTGCGGGTTGAAGGCATGCAAACCTTTCGCGAGTTTTGTGAACGGCGCATGGGACCAGCCATGCATACTTGCGAGACTGTACTCCGGCTACAGGAAAATCTGTCCCGACGCATTGGCCGTGCAAGCGAATTACTACGCACCAGGGTAAATATTTCCCTTGAGCACCAAAATCAACAAGTGCTCTCTTCCATGGCAGAACGGGCCAAGCTTCAGCTCCACTTGCAGGAAACAGTGGAAGGGCTCTCCGTCGCCGCCATCACCTATTACGTGGTTGGCCTGGTCGGTTATCTCGCCAGGGCGGCAGAAGCAGCAGGCTTACCCATCAATCCAGATTTAACCATCGGCATATCAATCCCAGTCGTCGCGTTATCGGTAGCCCTGAGTGTACGGAAAATCCGGCGTATGGTATCAAGAAACCACGACGTTGACTGA
- a CDS encoding HAD-IC family P-type ATPase, with protein MEPVRENSWHAHTAEAVLQRMGVERLGLTQQEAEQRLKEYGPNRLTPPRRRGAVERFLTQFHNVLIYVLLAAAVVTALLAHWVDTGVILAVVVLNALVGFIQEGKAERALEAIRHLLSPQANVLRDGQHRVIPAECLVPGDVVILQSGDKVPADLRLIRVKNLQIEEAPLTGESMPAEKALEPVTENASVGDRTCMAYSGTLVTYGTGEGVVIATGDRTEIGRISAMLGQVQTLITPLLRQIAVFGRWLTAAILGLAAIVFAFGVGVQGYSPQDMFLAAVGLAVAAIPEGLPAIMTITLAIGVQRMARRNAIIRHLPAVETLGSVNVICSDKTGTLTRNEMTVRTVATADTLFEVSGVGYHPHGGFSRQGQLISVDDYPELGNLCRAGLLCNDANLHKWEEQWICQGDPTEAALVSLAMKANLIPELEREEWRRVDVIPFESALRFMATLHQDQAGHGFIYLKGAPEQVLEMCYCQRSQGEDRPLDIAYWHGRILEMAGRGERVLAVAFRISDISRCDLRFVDVRGELTLLGLFGIIDPPRVEAIAAVKACQEAGIQVKMITGDHLLTAQTIGQQLGLKQGRQALAGADLEIMDDETLRKLVLDVDIFARASPEHKLRLVKALQAQGRVVAMTGDGVNDAPALKRADVGIAMGQKGTEVAKEAAEAVLTDDDFASIAQAVKEGRTVYDNLKKSILFILPTNGGEAMTLLVAILLGYMLPITPVQILWINMITAVTLALALAFEPPEGNVMRRPPRDPGEPVLSGFLIWRIVFVSAILVAGTFGLFLWYREQGASIEYARTIAVNTMVMFEIFYLFSTRYITRSALSREGLLGNRYVLIAITIVTVFQLLFTYSAPMQQLFTTVALGLRDWGWIILVTSSVFVLVELEKLFLRQREEKAPPLVTKPTVAALERFKPRGVWLAALVLLLLGVGVGRWVWVQFDREGEEVLVVTEAEKQAPQPAEPLLDTQTPKVKTPPGREPASASQQPEVAAIPLLEESKEEPERPKMASKPPTQEELEQAKVPPAAKTAIVQPGDSLSLIAARTYGDPQQWLLIYKANRGKIKDPNIIVPGMELILPPVPKN; from the coding sequence ATGGAGCCGGTTAGGGAGAATAGTTGGCATGCCCATACTGCAGAGGCCGTATTGCAGCGGATGGGCGTTGAACGGCTGGGGTTGACCCAGCAGGAGGCGGAGCAACGTCTAAAGGAGTATGGGCCTAACCGACTCACACCGCCTAGGCGAAGAGGGGCCGTGGAACGGTTTTTAACCCAATTTCATAATGTGCTTATTTATGTGTTGCTCGCCGCCGCAGTGGTGACTGCCTTACTGGCTCACTGGGTGGACACCGGGGTTATTTTGGCGGTCGTGGTGCTCAATGCCTTGGTTGGCTTTATTCAAGAAGGCAAGGCGGAACGAGCCTTGGAAGCTATCCGTCATCTCCTCTCACCCCAAGCGAACGTGCTGCGCGATGGCCAGCATAGAGTGATCCCCGCCGAATGCTTGGTTCCTGGTGATGTGGTAATCCTCCAGTCTGGTGATAAGGTGCCCGCGGATCTTCGCCTTATTCGGGTCAAGAATTTACAAATTGAGGAAGCCCCCCTAACGGGGGAATCCATGCCTGCGGAGAAGGCGCTTGAACCCGTTACTGAAAATGCATCCGTAGGGGACCGAACCTGCATGGCCTATTCCGGAACCTTGGTTACCTACGGTACAGGGGAAGGGGTGGTGATAGCCACGGGGGATCGCACCGAGATTGGGCGCATCAGCGCCATGCTAGGGCAGGTGCAAACTCTGATAACGCCTTTGCTGCGGCAGATAGCTGTGTTTGGTCGCTGGCTGACCGCCGCCATCTTGGGGCTGGCAGCGATTGTGTTTGCCTTTGGGGTAGGGGTCCAAGGCTATTCTCCCCAGGACATGTTTCTCGCGGCCGTGGGTCTTGCCGTGGCGGCCATTCCAGAGGGACTGCCTGCCATTATGACCATTACCTTGGCGATTGGAGTCCAACGCATGGCGCGCCGCAATGCCATTATTCGTCACCTTCCGGCAGTGGAAACGCTGGGCTCCGTTAATGTGATTTGTTCTGATAAAACTGGCACCTTGACCCGGAACGAGATGACGGTGCGCACGGTAGCCACCGCCGATACCTTATTCGAGGTCAGCGGAGTGGGATATCACCCCCATGGGGGATTTAGCCGGCAAGGCCAACTGATCTCAGTGGATGACTATCCTGAGTTGGGAAATCTCTGCCGTGCGGGTCTGCTGTGTAATGATGCAAATCTTCACAAGTGGGAAGAGCAGTGGATTTGCCAAGGAGATCCCACTGAAGCCGCTTTGGTGAGCTTGGCCATGAAGGCGAATTTGATTCCGGAATTGGAACGGGAAGAATGGCGACGAGTCGATGTTATTCCCTTTGAGTCGGCACTTCGTTTCATGGCAACTTTGCACCAGGATCAGGCGGGGCACGGCTTTATTTATCTTAAAGGGGCGCCTGAACAGGTTTTGGAAATGTGCTATTGCCAGCGCAGCCAAGGTGAGGATCGACCCTTGGATATAGCTTATTGGCATGGACGTATTCTGGAGATGGCAGGCAGGGGTGAGCGGGTATTGGCTGTCGCTTTCCGAATTAGCGATATTAGCCGCTGCGATCTGCGTTTTGTGGATGTGCGGGGAGAGTTAACCCTGCTAGGGTTATTTGGAATTATCGATCCCCCCCGGGTGGAGGCGATTGCTGCGGTCAAGGCATGCCAGGAAGCAGGAATCCAGGTCAAGATGATTACCGGAGATCATCTTTTGACCGCCCAGACCATTGGTCAGCAATTAGGTCTCAAACAGGGCAGACAAGCATTGGCCGGTGCCGATCTGGAAATCATGGATGATGAGACCCTGCGTAAGCTGGTTTTGGATGTGGATATCTTCGCGCGGGCTAGCCCAGAACATAAGCTCCGTTTGGTCAAGGCTTTGCAGGCTCAAGGACGAGTCGTGGCTATGACGGGTGATGGAGTCAACGATGCACCCGCCTTGAAACGGGCCGATGTGGGTATTGCCATGGGACAGAAGGGCACGGAGGTGGCTAAAGAGGCCGCCGAAGCCGTGCTTACCGACGATGATTTTGCTTCCATTGCCCAAGCGGTAAAGGAAGGACGTACCGTTTATGACAATCTAAAGAAATCCATACTTTTTATTTTGCCCACCAATGGGGGCGAAGCGATGACCTTGTTGGTTGCCATTTTGCTTGGCTATATGCTCCCCATTACCCCGGTGCAGATTCTATGGATTAACATGATCACGGCGGTTACCCTGGCCTTGGCGCTGGCTTTTGAGCCTCCAGAAGGGAATGTCATGCGCCGTCCTCCCCGTGATCCGGGGGAACCGGTACTATCCGGGTTTTTAATTTGGCGTATTGTTTTCGTCTCGGCTATTTTGGTAGCCGGTACTTTTGGGCTCTTTCTTTGGTACCGGGAACAAGGCGCATCTATTGAATATGCTCGGACTATTGCCGTGAATACCATGGTAATGTTTGAGATATTCTACCTTTTCAGTACCCGCTATATAACTCGTTCAGCCTTATCCCGAGAGGGTCTACTGGGTAACCGCTACGTTTTGATAGCTATTACCATCGTGACGGTTTTCCAATTGCTGTTTACCTATAGCGCACCGATGCAGCAGCTTTTTACCACCGTGGCTTTAGGGCTCAGGGATTGGGGTTGGATTATACTCGTTACTTCTTCTGTATTTGTGTTAGTGGAACTGGAAAAACTATTTTTGAGGCAAAGGGAAGAAAAAGCCCCGCCCCTAGTGACTAAACCAACTGTGGCGGCACTTGAGCGGTTTAAGCCCCGGGGAGTCTGGCTAGCAGCGCTTGTTCTTCTGCTGCTTGGCGTCGGGGTAGGCCGTTGGGTATGGGTTCAGTTCGATAGGGAGGGAGAAGAAGTCCTGGTCGTGACAGAAGCAGAAAAACAGGCGCCTCAACCTGCCGAGCCTCTGTTAGACACTCAGACTCCGAAGGTAAAAACGCCTCCTGGCAGGGAGCCGGCGTCTGCCTCTCAGCAGCCTGAAGTGGCGGCGATACCGTTGCTGGAGGAAAGCAAGGAAGAACCGGAAAGGCCCAAAATGGCCTCTAAGCCTCCCACCCAGGAAGAATTGGAACAGGCCAAAGTGCCCCCGGCGGCAAAAACAGCGATTGTCCAGCCAGGCGATAGCTTATCCCTGATCGCTGCACGAACCTACGGCGATCCCCAGCAATGGCTGCTTATCTATAAAGCCAATCGGGGCAAGATCAAGGACCCTAACATCATCGTTCCAGGCATGGAGTTGATTCTCCCCCCAGTGCCTAAAAATTAG